A region of Shewanella psychromarinicola DNA encodes the following proteins:
- the aroK gene encoding shikimate kinase AroK, with amino-acid sequence MAEKRNIFLVGPMGAGKSTIGRHLAQMLHLDFHDSDHEIEQRTGADIAWVFDVEGEEGFRRREAQVIGDLSERQGIVLATGGGSVQSKDIRNYLSARGIVVYLETTIDKQVARTQRDKRRPLLQVDDPREVLESLAEIRNPLYEEIADVIVKTDEQSAKIVANQIIEQLGF; translated from the coding sequence ATGGCTGAAAAACGCAATATTTTTCTGGTAGGCCCTATGGGCGCAGGTAAAAGCACAATTGGTCGCCATCTGGCGCAAATGCTGCATTTAGATTTCCACGATTCAGATCACGAGATTGAACAACGTACCGGTGCAGATATTGCCTGGGTGTTTGATGTTGAAGGTGAGGAGGGTTTCCGTCGTCGTGAAGCTCAAGTCATTGGTGATCTTTCAGAAAGGCAAGGTATCGTTCTCGCGACAGGTGGTGGTTCTGTTCAGAGTAAAGATATCCGCAATTATCTTTCTGCTCGAGGTATAGTGGTTTACTTAGAAACAACAATCGACAAGCAAGTTGCGCGTACTCAGCGTGATAAGCGTCGCCCGTTGTTACAAGTAGATGATCCACGTGAAGTGCTCGAAAGCTTAGCGGAAATTCGTAATCCTTTATATGAGGAAATTGCGGATGTTATCGTTAAAACTGATGAGCAAAGCGCGAAGATCGTCGCAAACCAAATTATCGAGCAACTCGGCTTTTAG